Proteins from a single region of Lujinxingia litoralis:
- a CDS encoding HmuY family protein: MEWKRKRDWMGAALLSVAMLAACGEGAQVEEPIVVEEDTGADLDVEQIGEIDDRDQLAERPCGQELLEDWPLVEEVSSGAVEVTRDGEVFTATIDAQAGGTQGAASHPFVYLNLATGEKVALDDVGAAVSDAWHLAFKRVVIRSNGGYSGPGGVVVAKESATSFEEVTQAPGQPDAYRSDQTYDASCNPQLDPIGTPMTAFNFLNLNNPSGSQSWYSYGGGVSPVSGDVYVVRVPEASQAFKVEILGWSDGEYEIRWAELN, encoded by the coding sequence ATGGAGTGGAAGCGCAAACGTGACTGGATGGGGGCGGCGCTGCTCTCGGTGGCGATGCTGGCGGCCTGTGGGGAGGGCGCCCAGGTCGAGGAGCCGATCGTGGTGGAGGAAGATACCGGGGCGGATCTGGACGTGGAGCAGATTGGCGAGATTGACGATCGCGATCAGCTGGCCGAGCGGCCCTGCGGTCAAGAACTGCTGGAGGACTGGCCGCTGGTCGAGGAGGTTTCTTCCGGGGCGGTGGAGGTGACCCGGGATGGCGAGGTGTTCACGGCCACGATCGACGCCCAGGCCGGGGGGACGCAGGGTGCGGCGAGCCATCCCTTTGTGTATCTGAACCTGGCGACGGGGGAGAAGGTGGCGCTGGATGATGTGGGCGCAGCGGTGAGCGACGCCTGGCATCTGGCGTTTAAGCGGGTGGTGATTCGCAGCAACGGCGGCTACTCGGGCCCGGGCGGGGTGGTGGTGGCCAAAGAGAGCGCCACGAGCTTTGAGGAGGTGACCCAGGCTCCGGGCCAGCCCGACGCCTATCGCAGCGATCAGACCTACGATGCGAGCTGCAACCCGCAGCTCGATCCGATCGGCACGCCGATGACGGCGTTCAACTTCCTGAACCTGAACAACCCCTCGGGCTCGCAGTCCTGGTACAGCTACGGGGGCGGCGTCTCGCCAGTGTCGGGGGATGTGTACGTGGTGCGGGTGCCGGAGGCCTCGCAGGCGTTTAAGGTCGAGATTCTGGGCTGGAGCGATGGCGAGTATGAGATTCGCTGGGCGGAGCTGAACTGA
- the maiA gene encoding maleylacetoacetate isomerase, with protein sequence MILHGYWRSSSSWRVRIGFALKELEYDYRAVHLVEEGGRQHAPEYRAKNPMRQVPMLEWEENGQWITLTQSLAILEFLEELRPQPPLLPANRVHRARARELAEIINAGTQPLQNLAVIQKLKNELGVDARVWSREWIARGLQGYEALAERYAGTYSVGDEVTLADLCLVPQLYNARRFDVDLSVFPTILGIEERCLKLDAFVVSHPDHQPDAR encoded by the coding sequence ATGATTCTGCACGGCTACTGGCGAAGCTCTTCGAGCTGGCGGGTGCGCATTGGCTTTGCGCTCAAAGAACTCGAGTACGACTACCGCGCGGTGCATCTGGTCGAGGAGGGCGGCAGGCAGCACGCTCCGGAGTACCGGGCCAAAAACCCCATGCGTCAGGTGCCCATGCTGGAGTGGGAGGAAAATGGCCAGTGGATCACGCTGACGCAGTCCCTGGCCATTCTGGAATTTCTCGAAGAGCTGCGCCCCCAACCGCCGCTCTTGCCGGCCAACCGCGTGCACCGCGCCCGGGCCCGGGAGTTGGCCGAGATCATCAACGCCGGCACCCAGCCCCTGCAAAATCTGGCGGTGATTCAGAAGCTCAAGAACGAGCTGGGCGTCGACGCCCGGGTCTGGAGCCGGGAGTGGATTGCCCGGGGGCTTCAGGGCTACGAGGCGCTGGCCGAGCGCTACGCCGGCACCTACTCGGTGGGCGACGAGGTCACTCTGGCCGATCTCTGCCTGGTCCCGCAGCTCTACAACGCTCGCCGCTTCGATGTGGATCTGAGCGTCTTTCCCACGATCCTGGGGATCGAGGAGCGCTGCCTGAAGTTGGATGCCTTTGTGGTGTCGCATCCCGATCACCAACCCGATGCCCGGTGA
- a CDS encoding fumarylacetoacetate hydrolase family protein, whose translation MKLATLRNGTRDGALVVVGKNNSVYASASDIAPTMQAALDRWDEVEPKLRALAEQLEGGQVEGTPVDPTQMMAPLPRAYEWIDGSAYINHIVLVRKARGAEPPATLETDPLVYQGGSGVLLGATDPIEVPNIEWGADFEAEVGVILGDTPRGVKAADASKYIKLIVILNDVTFRNLIPAELAKSFGFFQSKPATAFAPFAVTPDELGEAWKEGRIHLPLNTYYNGEKFGDPEAGPEMHFSFNDLLQHLTKTRAYTAGTIVGSGTVSNDDRSRGSSCLAEQRMLEKIDSGEFKTPFMKPGDTVKIEMLDKAGVNIFGTIDQKVVDAD comes from the coding sequence ATGAAGCTGGCAACGCTACGCAATGGAACTCGCGACGGTGCGCTGGTCGTGGTGGGCAAGAATAACTCGGTCTACGCTTCGGCCTCCGACATCGCGCCGACGATGCAGGCCGCGCTCGACCGGTGGGATGAGGTCGAGCCGAAGCTGCGCGCGTTAGCCGAGCAGCTGGAGGGGGGCCAGGTGGAGGGCACCCCGGTGGACCCGACGCAGATGATGGCGCCGCTGCCCCGGGCCTACGAGTGGATCGATGGCTCGGCCTACATCAACCACATCGTGCTGGTGCGCAAAGCCCGCGGCGCCGAGCCGCCCGCAACCCTGGAGACCGACCCGCTGGTCTACCAGGGCGGCTCGGGTGTGCTCCTGGGCGCCACTGACCCCATCGAGGTCCCCAACATCGAGTGGGGCGCCGATTTTGAGGCCGAGGTCGGCGTCATCCTCGGTGACACCCCCCGCGGCGTGAAGGCGGCCGACGCCTCGAAGTACATCAAGCTCATCGTCATCCTCAACGATGTGACCTTCCGCAACCTGATCCCGGCCGAGTTGGCCAAGTCCTTCGGGTTCTTCCAGTCCAAGCCGGCCACCGCGTTTGCGCCCTTCGCCGTGACCCCCGACGAGCTTGGCGAGGCCTGGAAGGAGGGCCGCATCCACCTGCCGCTCAACACCTATTATAACGGCGAAAAATTCGGCGATCCGGAGGCCGGTCCCGAGATGCACTTCTCGTTTAACGACCTGCTCCAGCACCTGACCAAGACGCGGGCCTACACCGCCGGCACCATCGTGGGCAGCGGCACCGTCTCCAATGACGATCGCAGCCGAGGCTCCTCGTGTCTGGCCGAGCAGCGGATGCTCGAGAAGATCGACTCTGGCGAGTTCAAAACGCCCTTTATGAAGCCGGGTGATACCGTCAAGATCGAGATGTTGGACAAGGCCGGCGTCAACATCTTCGGCACCATCGACCAGAAGGTCGTCGACGCCGACTGA
- a CDS encoding NINE protein has translation MKSKTTAAVLAFILGGLGVHKFYLGQNGQGLLYLLFCWSGIPSLIAFVECIMLLIMSDDEFNRRFNGAAYALAAQGAQMGQNVTINLGSDMQQRLNGGQQRSLTQELNELKELHVSGVLNDEEFAAQKQRLLNA, from the coding sequence ATGAAAAGCAAAACGACTGCCGCTGTCCTCGCCTTCATTCTCGGGGGCCTCGGCGTCCACAAATTTTACCTGGGCCAGAACGGTCAGGGCTTGCTCTACCTCCTCTTTTGCTGGAGCGGCATCCCCTCGCTAATCGCGTTCGTTGAGTGCATCATGCTCTTGATAATGAGCGATGATGAATTCAACCGTCGATTCAACGGCGCAGCCTACGCGCTTGCGGCCCAGGGCGCGCAGATGGGTCAGAACGTGACCATCAACCTCGGCTCCGACATGCAGCAGAGGCTCAACGGCGGCCAACAGCGCTCGCTGACTCAGGAGCTCAACGAGCTCAAAGAGCTGCACGTCAGCGGCGTACTCAACGATGAGGAGTTTGCCGCCCAGAAGCAGCGGCTGCTCAACGCCTGA
- a CDS encoding fluoride efflux transporter FluC: MPTSPPTHLATLALVALGGALGALLRVCVGLALPTLGAMPTGTLAANLIGCLLLGIVAAKVASISRPPAWLQQGVGVGLLGSFTSTSTFASEAFFLGTQASPLLNAGYVAASLFGGLALAGLGARLASASPARPSGGEP; the protein is encoded by the coding sequence ATGCCCACCTCCCCCCCGACCCACCTGGCCACGCTGGCGCTCGTCGCCCTGGGCGGCGCGCTCGGCGCACTGCTGCGCGTGTGTGTGGGGCTGGCGCTTCCCACGCTCGGGGCGATGCCCACGGGCACGCTTGCGGCCAACCTCATCGGTTGCCTGCTCCTGGGGATCGTCGCTGCGAAGGTCGCCTCCATAAGCCGCCCCCCGGCCTGGTTGCAGCAGGGCGTGGGGGTGGGGCTTTTGGGGTCGTTCACCTCGACCTCGACCTTCGCCTCGGAGGCCTTTTTTCTGGGCACTCAGGCCAGCCCGCTCCTGAACGCGGGCTACGTCGCCGCCTCCCTCTTCGGCGGCCTGGCGCTGGCCGGCCTGGGGGCGCGACTCGCCAGCGCCTCGCCAGCCCGGCCCTCCGGAGGTGAGCCGTGA
- a CDS encoding HAD-IG family 5'-nucleotidase produces MVNPPGTRQPLTLLESLRNGHAPSLEPVHQVFCNRDLNLAEVDAVGFDMDYTLAHYHQAAIERLSVEKTLERLVRERGYHPDILDLQVPTDFAIRGLVIDTVRGNIFKLDSHRFVGRVYHGFKELSGDDIVEYHTQAMSMTTSRYALVDTLFALPEAALYATLVDYFERTRPEHSHDWRRLYDDIRYCIDLAHRDNSIKDEIVAHLEHYLTRNLDLALTLQRLRSAGKKLFIVTNSYANFTQHIMSYLLDDLLPQLPRWQDYFDIVITGASKPGFFTDRAPFLRVDSEEQVYGEEFGSFDSDTIYQGGNLIDFHRMTGFRPDRVLYVGDHIYGDIVRSKKSTAWRTAMVVQEIEGELLRTDELREERARLDAVEMELVRINEEIAYELGLFRRLQELDAPEDDEEVLAAFDEVRRNQARLRAKRQQVLQDLWKLERQIETQFNRYWGLLFKMGNENTILGEQIEVYACIYTSRVENLVHYSPMHYFRAPRQPMPHERS; encoded by the coding sequence TTGGTTAATCCCCCCGGTACCCGGCAGCCCCTGACGCTGCTTGAGAGCCTTCGCAACGGCCACGCCCCTTCGCTGGAGCCCGTCCATCAGGTCTTCTGCAACCGCGACCTGAACCTGGCCGAGGTCGACGCGGTGGGCTTTGATATGGACTACACCCTGGCGCACTACCATCAGGCGGCCATCGAACGCCTGAGCGTGGAGAAAACGCTGGAGCGTCTGGTGCGCGAGCGGGGCTACCACCCGGACATTCTCGATCTCCAGGTGCCGACCGACTTTGCGATTCGCGGGCTGGTCATCGACACGGTGCGCGGCAACATCTTTAAGCTCGACAGCCACCGTTTCGTGGGGCGCGTCTATCACGGGTTTAAGGAGCTCAGCGGCGACGACATCGTGGAGTACCACACGCAGGCGATGAGCATGACGACCTCGCGCTACGCGCTGGTCGACACCCTCTTTGCGCTCCCCGAAGCCGCGCTTTACGCCACCCTGGTCGACTATTTTGAGCGTACGCGCCCGGAGCACAGCCACGACTGGCGCCGGCTCTACGACGATATTCGCTACTGCATCGACCTGGCCCACCGCGATAACTCGATCAAAGACGAGATCGTGGCCCACCTGGAGCACTACCTCACCCGCAACCTGGATCTGGCGCTGACGCTGCAGCGATTGCGCAGCGCCGGCAAAAAGCTCTTTATCGTCACCAACAGCTACGCCAACTTCACCCAGCACATCATGAGCTACCTGCTCGACGATCTGCTGCCGCAGCTGCCTCGCTGGCAGGACTACTTCGACATCGTGATCACCGGCGCCTCCAAGCCCGGTTTCTTCACCGATCGCGCGCCCTTCTTACGCGTAGATAGCGAGGAGCAGGTCTACGGCGAGGAGTTTGGGAGCTTCGATTCCGACACGATTTATCAGGGCGGGAACCTGATTGACTTCCACCGCATGACGGGGTTTCGCCCCGACCGGGTGCTCTACGTTGGCGATCATATCTACGGCGACATCGTACGCAGCAAGAAGTCGACGGCCTGGCGCACGGCGATGGTTGTCCAGGAGATTGAGGGCGAGCTCTTGCGCACCGACGAGCTGCGCGAGGAACGCGCGCGCCTGGACGCCGTGGAGATGGAGCTTGTGCGCATCAACGAAGAGATCGCCTACGAGCTGGGGCTCTTCCGTCGACTCCAGGAGCTGGATGCTCCCGAGGACGACGAAGAGGTGTTGGCCGCCTTCGACGAGGTCCGGCGCAATCAGGCCCGCCTGCGCGCCAAGCGCCAGCAGGTCCTTCAGGATCTCTGGAAACTCGAGCGTCAGATCGAAACCCAGTTCAACCGCTACTGGGGCCTGCTCTTTAAGATGGGCAATGAAAACACCATCCTTGGCGAGCAAATCGAGGTCTACGCCTGCATTTACACCAGCCGGGTAGAGAACCTGGTGCACTACTCCCCGATGCACTACTTCCGAGCCCCTCGTCAGCCCA
- a CDS encoding metal-dependent hydrolase, which produces MALEGVKIKWLGHSTFAITTPEGKTLLVDPWLRSNPKCPAEAYELTPDAVLITHGHFDHIGDVFEVAERCQGPFVGIFELTSWLGSRGVAAEQLVGMNKGGTVELEDLDVRVSMTDARHSSSFQEADGTSIYLGEAAGFVVEFSTGESLYIAGDTALFGDMAWIAEIYGPTVGILPIGDRFTMDPLQAAMAADLLELDVVIPCHFGTAPGLTGTPAQLIEYLESYEIEVDVVALEPGQEHSF; this is translated from the coding sequence ATGGCGTTGGAAGGAGTCAAGATCAAGTGGCTGGGACATTCGACCTTTGCGATCACCACCCCCGAGGGAAAGACCCTGCTGGTGGACCCGTGGTTGCGATCCAATCCGAAGTGCCCGGCGGAGGCCTACGAGCTGACGCCGGACGCGGTGTTGATTACCCACGGTCATTTCGACCATATCGGCGATGTCTTCGAGGTGGCCGAGCGCTGTCAGGGGCCCTTCGTCGGCATTTTTGAGCTGACCAGCTGGCTGGGCAGCCGCGGGGTGGCGGCCGAGCAGCTCGTGGGCATGAACAAGGGCGGCACGGTGGAGCTCGAAGACCTTGATGTGCGCGTCTCCATGACCGATGCTCGCCATAGCTCGTCCTTCCAGGAGGCCGACGGCACGAGCATCTATCTGGGGGAAGCCGCCGGTTTTGTGGTGGAGTTCTCCACCGGGGAGTCTCTCTACATCGCCGGCGATACCGCGCTCTTTGGTGACATGGCCTGGATCGCCGAGATCTACGGACCCACGGTGGGGATTCTGCCGATCGGGGACCGCTTCACCATGGACCCCCTGCAGGCGGCGATGGCCGCCGACCTGCTGGAGCTCGACGTGGTGATTCCCTGCCACTTTGGCACCGCCCCCGGGCTCACCGGCACGCCGGCCCAGCTCATCGAGTACCTGGAAAGCTACGAGATTGAGGTCGACGTGGTCGCGCTGGAGCCGGGGCAGGAGCACAGCTTCTAA
- a CDS encoding fluoride efflux transporter FluC — protein sequence MSPLTVALIALGGALGALTRFAITRALLPLADRTRFPLATLLVNLGGSALLGALLTRAPSGEPLHHLPMLALGGLGFCGALTTFSTFAVETTRLAGTSRGRALIYVLATVLGAPLCLALAMSLAGRA from the coding sequence GTGAGCCCCCTGACGGTCGCCCTCATCGCGCTCGGCGGCGCGCTGGGAGCTCTGACCCGCTTTGCCATCACCCGCGCGCTGCTCCCCCTGGCCGACCGGACCCGCTTCCCCCTGGCCACCCTCCTGGTCAACCTCGGCGGCAGCGCGCTGCTGGGCGCGCTGCTCACGCGGGCCCCGAGCGGTGAACCCCTGCATCACCTCCCGATGCTCGCGCTGGGCGGACTCGGATTCTGCGGAGCGCTGACCACCTTCTCGACCTTCGCCGTCGAAACCACGCGCCTCGCGGGCACCTCCCGGGGGCGCGCCCTCATCTACGTGCTGGCAACGGTGCTCGGGGCCCCGCTATGCCTGGCGCTCGCCATGAGCCTGGCCGGCCGCGCGTGA
- a CDS encoding GNAT family N-acetyltransferase gives MVDVSVDDVQIKTFEELTKRELYQVMVLRNEVFVVGQKITAEPEVDGLDVDCAHVLLRREGRLVATARIFYREAPLVVGRVAVHPDCQRQGLGTVVMRAVQRYLGERPAELHAQAHLETWYQELGWERFGEPFVEAEIEHVMMRWPASGAPA, from the coding sequence ATGGTCGATGTGAGCGTAGACGATGTGCAGATCAAGACCTTTGAGGAGCTCACCAAGCGGGAGCTCTACCAGGTGATGGTGCTGCGCAACGAGGTCTTTGTGGTGGGCCAGAAGATCACCGCCGAGCCCGAGGTCGACGGGCTGGATGTGGACTGCGCGCATGTGCTCTTGCGCCGGGAGGGCCGCCTGGTCGCCACCGCCCGCATCTTCTACCGCGAGGCTCCCCTGGTGGTGGGGCGAGTGGCGGTGCATCCGGACTGCCAGCGCCAGGGGCTGGGGACGGTGGTGATGCGGGCGGTACAGCGCTATCTTGGCGAGCGCCCGGCTGAACTCCATGCCCAGGCCCATCTGGAGACCTGGTACCAAGAGCTGGGCTGGGAGCGCTTCGGCGAGCCCTTTGTAGAGGCCGAAATTGAGCACGTGATGATGCGCTGGCCGGCATCCGGCGCGCCCGCCTGA